In Drosophila santomea strain STO CAGO 1482 chromosome 2L, Prin_Dsan_1.1, whole genome shotgun sequence, a single window of DNA contains:
- the LOC120444356 gene encoding bomanin Short 3-like codes for MKFLLAAFLLGLLALTIANPLAPEPDVIINGNCYNCIILIYPKSYPNWYRRCHHRRHRW; via the exons ATGAAATTCCTTTTGGCTGCCTTCCTGCTCGGCCTTTTGGCTCTGACCATAG CAAATCCTCTGGCACCCGAACCCGACGTAATTATTAATGGAAATTGCTACAACTGCATCATTCTGATATATCCCAAGAG CTACCCCAATTGGTACCGACGATGTCATCATCGACGGCATAGGTGGTGA